A window of Variovorax paradoxus genomic DNA:
GCGCATGCGCGCTGTTGATGAGGCCGATGTGCGAAAACGCCTGCGGAAAGTTGCCCAGCTGACGCTGCCCGACCGGGTCGTATTCCTCCGCGAACAGGCCCAGGTCGTTGCCCAGCGCCAGCAGCCGCTTGAACAGCGCGCGCGCCTTGCGCAGCTTGCCCATGGCCACGTACACGTTGGTCAGCCAGAAGCTGCAGGCCAGGAACGCGCCCTCTCCGCCTTCGAGGCCGTCCACGCCTTTCTCGGTGCGGTAGCGGTAGACCAGCCCATTGAAGATCAGCTCTTTCTCGATGCGCGCGATGGTGCCCAGCACGCGCGGATCGTTGATCGGCAGGAAGCCGATCAGCGGCATCCACAGCAGCGCGGCATCGACCGTGTCGGCGCCGTAGTACTGCACGAAAGAATTGCTCGCCGCGTCATAGCCCCGCGCGCAGACCTCGGCATGGATCTCGTCGCGCGCCGCGCGCCAGCGATCGACCGGCCCTTCCAGGCCGAAGTCTTCCGCGCTCGCGATCATGCGGTCGAAGGCGAGCCAGCACATCATCTTGGAGTGCACGAAGTGGCGTGCCTCGCCGCGCACTTCCCACAGGCTGCAGTCGGGCTGCTTCCACAGCACCATGAGCTGCTTCGCAATGGCGCGCTCCAGCGGCCAGACCTTGTCCATGTCCGTGAGCCCGGCCTTGCGCGCCGCATGGAAAGCCGCGATGACCGAGCCGTACACGTCGAGCTGGCGCTGCCCGTGCGCGCCGTTGCCGATGCGCACCGGCCGGCTGTCGTCGTAGCCCGGCAGCCAGCCCAGCTCCAGCTCGGTGAGCGAGCGTTCGCCGTGCAGGCCGTACATCACCTGCAGCTCTTCGGGCGAACCGCCCACCGCGCGCATCAGCCACCAGCGCCAGGCGCTGGCCTCCTCCACATAGCCCGAGCCGATCAGCGCGTAGAGCGTGAGCGCGGCATCGCGCAGCCAGCAGAAGCGATAGTCCCAGTTGCGCTCGCCGCCGGGCAGCTCGGGCAGCGAGGTGCTGGGCGCGGCGACGATGCCGCCGGTGGGCTGGTAAGTCAGCGCCTTGAGCGTGAGCAGCGAGCGCATCACGGGTTCGCGGAACTCGCCGTGGTAGCCGCAGCGGTCGGTCCATGCGCACCACTCGGCGCTGGCCTGGGCCAGCAGCGCATTGGCGTCGCGCGTGACCGGCGGCTTTTCGTGCGAGGGAAACCAGTCGAGCACGAACGAAATCGCCTCCCCGGCCGACACGGTGAAGTCGGCACGGCTCGCGAAGTCCTCGTTGGTCAGCGGCACGCCGGAGCTGATGCGCACCGCGTCGGGGCCGGCGGTGGCATGCACCGCGCCGTCGCGCCGCTCGACCCAGGGGCACCATTCGCCGTAGTTGAAGCGGATGCGCAACTCGGTGTGCATGTTCACCGTGCCGCGCACGCCGCGCACGATGCGCACCACTTCGTGCGTGCCGCCGATGGCCGGGCGCGGCATGAAGTCGGTGACGACGGCAGTGCCCTTCGCCGTGTGGATGGTGGTCTCCAGCACCATGGTGCCGGGCAGGTAGCGCCGGGTTACGCGCGCCTTGGCGCTGCGCGCGCGCATCGTCCAGTGGCCGTTGCGCTCGTCGCCCAGAAGGCTCGCGAACATGGCGGCGGAGTCGAAGCGCGGCAGGCACAGCCATTCGATGTCGCCGCCCAGATGCACCAGCGCGGCGCTGTGGGTGGAGCCGATCAGCGCGTAGTCGGCAATGGGCCGGGCCGGGCGGGCAAGCCGCCGCCGCGCGAGGAGTTGGGGATTGGTGGTTGGCTGCTGGGACAAGCCGCAAGCCTCGCCTGCCCGCCAGCCGCATCGCGCCGGAAAGCGGCGCGACATGCTGACGGACAACGCCTATCCGGTCAGAGCAGGTCCTTGAGCTTCGCGCGCAGCCGGCTGATCGCCTGGCTGTGCAACTGGCACACCCGCGACTGGCTCACTTCCAGGATGGCGCCGATCTCGCGCAGGTTCAGTTCTTCCTCGTAGTAGAGGTTCAGCAGCAGCTGGTCGCGCTCCGGCAGCGCCGAGATGGCGTCCACCAGCTGGTGGCGAAAGCCGCTTTCGAGCAGTTGCTCCAGCGGATCGTCGCCGCCGCGCCGGTCGCGGCGCGCGTCCTTCGAGTGGATGTCCAGGAACGGGTTGTCCGGATCGTCCTTCGCGAAGTCTTCGACGTAGAGCAGCTGGCAGCCCTGGATCTCCTGCAGCATGGACTGGTAGGCCTCCAGGTCCATCTTCAGTTCCTTGGCGATCTCGCCTTCGCTCGGCGCACGCCCGAGCCGGTGGCCGAGCGCATGAATGGCTTTCTCGATGCCGCGCGCCGACTGGCGCAGGCCGCGCGAGCCCCAGTCGTTGGCGCGCAGCTCGTCGAGCATGGCGCCGCGGATGCGCTGGCTGACGAAGGTCTCGAACTGCGCGCCGCGGTTGTCCTGGTAGCGGCTGGACGCGTCCAGCAGGCCCAGCATGCCGGCCTGGATCAGGTCGTCCAGCTCCACGCTGGCGGGCAGCTTGGCCATCATCTGCAATGCGATGCGGCGCACCAGCGGCTGGTGCTGCGCCAGCAGGTGCGATTTCTCGATGGTTCCCTGTGCGGTGTACACGGACTTCCTCTTGCGGTTGTCTGCCGGGACCGGGTCAGGCGGCTGCCGTGTGCATCACGGCGGGGGCTGGATTGCCGGTGACGGCGACGCGCGCGTCTGCGCGCCAGGGCCAGCGCCCCATGTCGTCGGCCACGCGCCTGAAGTCGACCGCGGCCGCGCTGGCGGGAAAGGCCTCGACGATGGTCTGCTTCAGACGCCACGCATCGGCGATGCGCGCGTCGAAGCGGGCCCAGCCCGCCGCCTCCAGCGACAGCGCCAGGTAGCGACTGCCGGCGTTGGCCAGGTTGCTCATGACCTGCCGCGCCGCCTCGACCTCGGCCACGCCGTTGACCAGGAAGCGCAATTGCTTGAGCCCGTGCGCGTAGTGCAGGCGCTTGATGCCCGCGTAGGCGGTGGTGATCGACGCGGGCTGTGGCTGCAGCACCAGCAGCAGCTCGTCGGCGCCCTGCGCGAGCGGCGACAGGCGGCCTTCGCTGTCGAGCGCCGCATCGACGATGACCACGCCGTCGCGCCACATCGAACGCGGGTCTGTCACATCGTCCGCCACGCCCGGCGGCGCGGGCAGCACATGCACGCCGCTGCCGGCGCGCACGGCGGCGCCTTCGAGCGTGAGCCGGCCGGCGGCCACGTCGGCCAGGTTGCCCAGCGGATCGATGGCCCAGACCTCGCAGGCCGAACCGACCTTGGGGCAGTGCTCGTCGAGCAGCAGCACGTTCTTGCCCTGCTGCACCAGCGCGGCGCCCAGATTCATCGCGGCCGTGGTGGCGCCGGCGCCGGAACCCATGCTCGCGACCGCGACCACGCGCGTCTGTGTCTGCGCCAGCAGGCGACGCAGCCCGTCAGCCTGGTCCGCGACCATCTTGCTCATTGCGATCTCCTCAACCCTGCGGCTCCAGCGCGCGCGGCGCCTGAACGGGCGCGGTGGACTCGGTGCCCAGCGCCTCCAGCAGCAGGAAAAGCTTGCCCACGCCCGCGTACAGCGCGCTGCCGCTCATGAGCCGGCCGTTGCGCGCCGGACGCGCCGTCAGCTGGCCCAGCAGCATGCGCGTGCGGTCGGCCCATTCGCCCTCGGCCTGCAGCAGGCGCCACACGGTGGTGGTCATCTGGCCGGCGATCAGCAGGCGCTTCATGATGTTCGGGTCGCCCAGCTCGCCGATGCCGCCGATCAGCTGCACGCCGTCGCGCAGCAGGCGGAAGCACGGCTCGGCGTCGTTGGCCCAGCCCTGCCATTGCGCGAGCTGGCGCGCCGACACTTCCGTGCCGATGTTCGTCAGCGCATAGCTCTGCGCCAGCACGTTGCCGCTACGCGCGTCGAGCATGCGGGTAGCGACGCAGCGCAGCGCGGGCATGGCCTCGCGCCCGACGCCCGCCGCCACGGCGGCCGCGTTGAAACGCAGCACCACGTCGGCATGCGCCTCGCAGCGCAGCGCGGCCTTGCCGCGGAAGCGCACGGGCAGCCCTTCGCTGAACTCGAGGTCCAGGCGCGCGAGCGTGTCCGGTGCGCCGGTGCGCGCATCGATCACGGCCGTCGAGCCCGGTGCGCGCGCCAGCCAGCGCTGGCCCGCGGTCTGCCACTGCAGCATCGATTCGAGGCCGGGCAGGCGCGTGAGCACATGCACCATCGGCTTGTCGCCGAAGTCCTGCTGCCGCAGCCACGGCACCTGGCGCGCGCCCGGCTTGCGGGCGGCGTCCTTCATGCCGCGCGTGGCGGCGGTGGAAAGCCACTGGTTGGGCGCGGCCAGCGGCAGGCCGCTGCGGTCCGACAGCAGCAGGCTGCCGTGGCATTCGTAGGCGTCGCCGCCTTCGTTCGAGCGCAGGCCGACCTGGCCGCACAGCGCGAGCACATGGGTCTCGCAGCCGGCGGCGATCTCGCCGCGCGCATGCACCATCAGGTCCTGCAGCACCGCCTTCTGGCCGATGTCTTCGTCGGCGGCGTTGCGCCACAGCCCGCGCGCACGCTCGAAGCCGATCTGCGCGCCGGCCAGCGCGCTGGCGGCGGTGGCCAGCTCCTGCGCGTCGTGCGCCATCGCGCGAATGAGGTTCTGGTACTTCAACCGCAGGCGGTCGGCCTCGCCCTGCGCCTGCACCACCTGCACCACCTGCGCCGACGGGGCAGCGCCCGCGGGCTCTTCCTGCAGGTCGCTTTCGGCCGGCACGAACAGCGGGTTGTGCTGGCGCGGCTGGAACACGCTGTCCACCAATTGCGCGCGGTCGGCCTGCATCAGGTTCTCGGGCACCTTCT
This region includes:
- a CDS encoding RNA polymerase sigma factor FliA, which translates into the protein MYTAQGTIEKSHLLAQHQPLVRRIALQMMAKLPASVELDDLIQAGMLGLLDASSRYQDNRGAQFETFVSQRIRGAMLDELRANDWGSRGLRQSARGIEKAIHALGHRLGRAPSEGEIAKELKMDLEAYQSMLQEIQGCQLLYVEDFAKDDPDNPFLDIHSKDARRDRRGGDDPLEQLLESGFRHQLVDAISALPERDQLLLNLYYEEELNLREIGAILEVSQSRVCQLHSQAISRLRAKLKDLL
- a CDS encoding glycoside hydrolase family 15 protein, coding for MSRRFPARCGWRAGEACGLSQQPTTNPQLLARRRLARPARPIADYALIGSTHSAALVHLGGDIEWLCLPRFDSAAMFASLLGDERNGHWTMRARSAKARVTRRYLPGTMVLETTIHTAKGTAVVTDFMPRPAIGGTHEVVRIVRGVRGTVNMHTELRIRFNYGEWCPWVERRDGAVHATAGPDAVRISSGVPLTNEDFASRADFTVSAGEAISFVLDWFPSHEKPPVTRDANALLAQASAEWCAWTDRCGYHGEFREPVMRSLLTLKALTYQPTGGIVAAPSTSLPELPGGERNWDYRFCWLRDAALTLYALIGSGYVEEASAWRWWLMRAVGGSPEELQVMYGLHGERSLTELELGWLPGYDDSRPVRIGNGAHGQRQLDVYGSVIAAFHAARKAGLTDMDKVWPLERAIAKQLMVLWKQPDCSLWEVRGEARHFVHSKMMCWLAFDRMIASAEDFGLEGPVDRWRAARDEIHAEVCARGYDAASNSFVQYYGADTVDAALLWMPLIGFLPINDPRVLGTIARIEKELIFNGLVYRYRTEKGVDGLEGGEGAFLACSFWLTNVYVAMGKLRKARALFKRLLALGNDLGLFAEEYDPVGQRQLGNFPQAFSHIGLINSAHALVSAAGGVWELADLDGKAPLKRRRSRSASRAG
- a CDS encoding MinD/ParA family ATP-binding protein produces the protein MSKMVADQADGLRRLLAQTQTRVVAVASMGSGAGATTAAMNLGAALVQQGKNVLLLDEHCPKVGSACEVWAIDPLGNLADVAAGRLTLEGAAVRAGSGVHVLPAPPGVADDVTDPRSMWRDGVVIVDAALDSEGRLSPLAQGADELLLVLQPQPASITTAYAGIKRLHYAHGLKQLRFLVNGVAEVEAARQVMSNLANAGSRYLALSLEAAGWARFDARIADAWRLKQTIVEAFPASAAAVDFRRVADDMGRWPWRADARVAVTGNPAPAVMHTAAA
- the flhF gene encoding flagellar biosynthesis protein FlhF; translated protein: MNSQQNDVRTTARKFVAATSREALRMVREALGADAIVLTHRATAEGVEIVAMVEGDVQGVARNAAPVTAAVAPAPAPVPAPAPAPAPAPAPVIAPAAAPVAQVAPAAPVPRPVPLHQPVAAPAPVPHGDTVLNELHSMRGMIEEQLASVVWNDKQRRDPVRGRLLRTLLGAGFSARLSKAMLEKLPTGQTYAEGMAYVRAELIRAVPVHEDEDALFAQGGVYALMGPTGVGKTTTTAKLAARCVMRFGADKLALVTTDSYRIGAYEQLRIYGQILNVPVYAVKDAADLHLVLQDLRDKHMVLIDTVGMSQRDRAVPEQIAMLGQSPRPVKRLLLLNATSHGDTLNEVVHAYRHGNDLTGCIFTKVDESTHPGALIDTVIRHRLPVHYISSGQKVPENLMQADRAQLVDSVFQPRQHNPLFVPAESDLQEEPAGAAPSAQVVQVVQAQGEADRLRLKYQNLIRAMAHDAQELATAASALAGAQIGFERARGLWRNAADEDIGQKAVLQDLMVHARGEIAAGCETHVLALCGQVGLRSNEGGDAYECHGSLLLSDRSGLPLAAPNQWLSTAATRGMKDAARKPGARQVPWLRQQDFGDKPMVHVLTRLPGLESMLQWQTAGQRWLARAPGSTAVIDARTGAPDTLARLDLEFSEGLPVRFRGKAALRCEAHADVVLRFNAAAVAAGVGREAMPALRCVATRMLDARSGNVLAQSYALTNIGTEVSARQLAQWQGWANDAEPCFRLLRDGVQLIGGIGELGDPNIMKRLLIAGQMTTTVWRLLQAEGEWADRTRMLLGQLTARPARNGRLMSGSALYAGVGKLFLLLEALGTESTAPVQAPRALEPQG